A portion of the Streptomyces sp. YPW6 genome contains these proteins:
- a CDS encoding Zn-ribbon domain-containing OB-fold protein, translating into MGTVQKAREECGLAFHRCRWCGTASFRRLLCPVCASSELEPERTTGHGVVVRTAVIHRYTEAARNESLVRFPEGFVFRCRIVGAAPHLVAVGARVRPVSGDEPETGEVVLELCEPPVRQDWI; encoded by the coding sequence ATGGGTACCGTCCAGAAGGCGCGCGAGGAGTGCGGCCTTGCCTTCCACCGCTGCCGCTGGTGCGGCACCGCCTCCTTCCGGCGGCTGCTGTGCCCGGTGTGCGCGTCCAGCGAACTGGAGCCCGAACGCACCACCGGCCACGGCGTGGTCGTCCGGACCGCCGTGATCCACCGCTACACCGAGGCGGCGCGCAACGAGTCCCTGGTGCGGTTCCCCGAAGGGTTCGTCTTCCGCTGCCGCATCGTGGGGGCGGCCCCGCACCTCGTGGCGGTCGGGGCGCGCGTCCGGCCCGTCTCCGGGGACGAGCCGGAGACGGGCGAGGTGGTGCTGGAACTCTGCGAGCCGCCCGTGCGCCAGGACTGGATCTGA
- a CDS encoding isochorismatase family protein gives MNRALVVIDVQESFRARPLWETTSDLRIADQVNRLVRLSRRAGDLVVWVLHSEPGTGDVFDPALGHVRLMEELERADGEPLIHKTSHNAFTTTNLQQLLTERGIRELTVCGIRTEQCVETTTRVASDLGYQVTFVVDATATNPIPHRDAPAGRSVAELLADPRTLPAAEVVRRTEYALAGRFATIATVDQLEAAAGLPAQ, from the coding sequence ATGAACCGAGCACTCGTCGTCATCGATGTCCAGGAGTCCTTCCGGGCCCGCCCGCTGTGGGAGACCACCTCCGACCTGAGGATCGCCGACCAGGTGAACCGACTGGTCCGGCTCTCCCGCCGGGCCGGGGACCTGGTGGTGTGGGTCCTGCACTCCGAGCCCGGCACCGGTGACGTCTTCGACCCGGCCCTCGGCCATGTCCGGCTGATGGAGGAACTGGAGCGGGCGGACGGGGAGCCGCTGATCCACAAGACGTCCCACAACGCGTTCACCACCACCAACCTGCAACAGCTCCTCACCGAGCGCGGCATCCGCGAACTCACCGTCTGCGGCATCCGCACCGAGCAGTGCGTGGAGACCACCACGCGCGTCGCGAGCGACCTCGGCTACCAGGTCACCTTCGTCGTCGACGCGACCGCGACCAACCCCATCCCGCACCGCGACGCCCCCGCCGGCCGGAGCGTCGCCGAACTGCTGGCCGACCCCCGCACGCTGCCCGCCGCAGAGGTCGTCCGACGCACCGAGTACGCCCTCGCCGGACGCTTCGCCACCATCGCGACGGTCGACCAGCTGGAGGCCGCGGCAGGTCTTCCGGCACAATGA
- a CDS encoding NAD(P)/FAD-dependent oxidoreductase: MPSMLDAVVVGAGPNGLTAAAELARRGFSVEVHEAHDTIGGGARTEELTLPGFRHDPCSAVHPLGIGSPAFRAMPLERHGLEWLHPEVDLAHPFPDGTAAALTRSVGESAMTLGAADAGAYRRLMAPFLGRWDTLAADFLRTPWESLPRDPYRLARFGLLGLQPATWVSRRFQGEKARGLFAGLAAHAIAPTSGFATSGIALVFALAAHENGWPVPRGGSQAISDALASLLRENGGTIRTGSEVKRLDELPPARAYIFDTSPSALARIAGLGSAYHRYRYGASAFKIDYALSGPVPWTAPEARRAGTVHIGPTATAIDAALTAAVEGRDPSAPFLITAQPTLTDPSRAPEGRHVFWVYGHVPAGWEGDATDVIERQLERFAPGFRDLVLARAVAGPPELAARNANYIGGDIACGAFAGLQTLIRPKLARVPYATAHPAVFLCSSATPPGPGVHGMSGHHAARAAWRRLRAAS; the protein is encoded by the coding sequence GTGCCGTCGATGCTCGATGCGGTCGTGGTGGGCGCCGGGCCCAACGGCCTGACCGCCGCGGCCGAACTGGCCCGCCGGGGCTTCTCCGTGGAGGTCCACGAGGCGCACGACACCATCGGCGGAGGCGCGCGCACCGAGGAGCTGACCCTCCCCGGTTTCCGGCACGACCCGTGCTCCGCCGTGCACCCTCTGGGGATCGGCTCGCCCGCGTTCCGGGCGATGCCCCTGGAGCGGCACGGCCTGGAATGGCTGCACCCCGAGGTCGACCTCGCCCACCCCTTCCCCGACGGCACGGCCGCCGCCCTCACCCGTTCCGTCGGCGAAAGCGCCATGACGCTGGGGGCCGCCGACGCCGGTGCCTACCGCCGCCTCATGGCCCCCTTCCTCGGCCGCTGGGACACCCTGGCCGCCGACTTCCTGCGCACCCCCTGGGAGAGCCTGCCCCGCGACCCGTACCGGCTGGCCCGCTTCGGTCTGCTCGGCCTCCAGCCCGCCACCTGGGTCTCCCGCCGCTTCCAGGGCGAGAAGGCCCGTGGCCTGTTCGCCGGGCTCGCCGCCCATGCCATAGCTCCCACCAGCGGTTTCGCCACCTCGGGGATCGCCCTCGTCTTCGCGCTCGCCGCCCACGAGAACGGCTGGCCGGTGCCGCGCGGCGGCTCCCAGGCCATCTCCGACGCCCTCGCCTCCCTGCTCCGGGAGAACGGCGGCACGATCCGCACCGGCAGTGAGGTCAAGCGGCTGGACGAGCTGCCGCCCGCCCGCGCCTACATCTTCGACACCTCCCCCTCGGCGCTCGCCCGCATCGCCGGACTCGGCAGCGCCTACCACCGCTACCGCTACGGCGCCTCCGCCTTCAAGATCGACTACGCGCTGTCCGGCCCCGTGCCCTGGACCGCGCCCGAGGCCCGCCGCGCGGGCACCGTCCACATCGGCCCCACCGCCACCGCCATCGACGCGGCGCTGACGGCCGCCGTCGAAGGGCGCGACCCCAGCGCCCCCTTCCTCATCACCGCCCAGCCCACCCTGACCGACCCCTCCAGGGCTCCCGAAGGGCGCCACGTCTTCTGGGTGTACGGACACGTCCCGGCCGGCTGGGAGGGCGATGCCACCGACGTCATCGAACGCCAACTGGAGCGCTTCGCCCCCGGGTTCCGCGACCTCGTGCTCGCCCGCGCGGTCGCCGGACCCCCCGAACTGGCCGCCCGCAACGCCAACTACATCGGCGGCGACATCGCGTGCGGCGCCTTCGCCGGGCTCCAGACCCTGATCCGCCCCAAGCTCGCCCGCGTGCCGTACGCCACCGCGCACCCCGCGGTGTTCCTCTGCTCCTCGGCCACTCCGCCCGGACCGGGGGTGCACGGCATGTCCGGTCACCACGCCGCCAGGGCCGCGTGGCGGCGCCTGCGGGCGGCCTCCTGA
- a CDS encoding TetR family transcriptional regulator, with the protein MREVLAQAAFQLFLERGFERTTVDDIVARAGVGRRSFFRYFPSKEDAVFPDHERCLAEMTEFLAAADDGDPVGAVSDAARIVLRMYAADPEFSVQRYRLTREVPGLRTYELSVVRRYEQTLAGHLRSRFGADGDGALRAEVIAASVVAAHNNGLRLWLRSGGEGDPEAAVDHALALVRDVWGRPAAAPAAFGAAAPALSLSVPGDGEGEVVVMVARKGAPMWRVVQQIEAAVGEN; encoded by the coding sequence ATGCGGGAGGTGCTGGCACAGGCGGCCTTCCAGCTCTTCCTGGAGCGGGGCTTCGAGCGGACGACCGTGGACGACATCGTGGCGCGGGCCGGTGTGGGCCGGCGTTCGTTCTTCCGGTACTTCCCGTCGAAGGAGGACGCGGTCTTCCCGGACCACGAGCGGTGCCTCGCGGAGATGACCGAGTTCCTGGCCGCCGCCGACGACGGCGATCCGGTGGGGGCCGTGTCCGACGCCGCGCGCATCGTGCTGCGGATGTACGCGGCCGACCCCGAGTTCTCCGTGCAGCGCTACCGGCTCACCCGGGAGGTGCCGGGGCTGCGGACGTACGAACTGTCCGTGGTGCGCCGCTACGAGCAGACCCTCGCCGGGCATCTGCGGAGCCGGTTCGGTGCGGACGGCGACGGGGCGTTGCGGGCCGAGGTGATCGCCGCGTCCGTGGTCGCCGCGCACAACAACGGGCTGCGGCTGTGGCTGCGTTCGGGCGGGGAGGGTGATCCGGAGGCGGCGGTCGACCATGCGCTCGCCCTGGTGCGCGACGTCTGGGGTCGGCCCGCCGCCGCCCCGGCCGCCTTCGGGGCCGCAGCCCCCGCCCTTTCCCTCTCGGTCCCGGGTGACGGCGAGGGTGAGGTGGTCGTGATGGTCGCGCGGAAGGGCGCCCCGATGTGGCGTGTCGTGCAGCAGATCGAGGCGGCCGTCGGCGAGAACTGA
- a CDS encoding electron transfer flavoprotein subunit beta/FixA family protein, giving the protein MSLRIVVCVKYVPDATGDRRFADDLTLDREDVDGLLSELDEYAVEQALQIADGADDAEVTVVTVGPEDAKDALRKALSMGADKAVHVEDDDLHGTDVMGTSLVLAKAVEKTGFDLVVCGMASTDGVMGVLPALLAERLEVPQVTLLSEVSVNDGVVTGRRDGDTATEQLRASLPAVVSVTDQSGEARYPSFKGIMAAKKKPVQSLDLEDLELDADEVGLAGAWTAVDSATERPARTAGTIVKDEGEGGKQLAGFLAGQKFI; this is encoded by the coding sequence GTGAGCTTGAGGATCGTTGTCTGTGTGAAGTACGTGCCCGACGCGACCGGTGACCGGCGTTTCGCCGATGACCTGACGCTGGACCGTGAGGATGTGGACGGTCTGCTGTCGGAGCTGGACGAGTACGCGGTCGAGCAGGCGTTGCAGATCGCGGACGGGGCGGACGATGCGGAGGTCACCGTGGTGACGGTGGGTCCGGAGGACGCCAAGGACGCGTTGCGCAAGGCGTTGTCGATGGGTGCGGACAAGGCGGTTCACGTCGAGGACGACGATCTGCACGGCACGGACGTGATGGGCACGTCGCTGGTGCTGGCGAAGGCGGTCGAGAAGACCGGCTTCGATCTGGTGGTGTGCGGTATGGCGTCGACGGACGGTGTGATGGGTGTGCTGCCGGCGCTGCTGGCGGAGCGTCTGGAGGTGCCGCAGGTGACGCTGCTGTCGGAGGTGTCGGTGAACGACGGTGTGGTGACCGGGCGCCGGGACGGTGACACCGCCACCGAGCAGCTCCGGGCGTCGCTGCCGGCGGTGGTCTCGGTGACCGACCAGTCCGGTGAGGCGCGTTACCCCTCGTTCAAGGGGATCATGGCGGCGAAGAAGAAGCCGGTCCAGTCGCTGGATCTGGAGGATCTGGAGCTGGACGCGGACGAGGTCGGTCTGGCGGGCGCCTGGACGGCGGTCGACTCCGCGACCGAGCGTCCGGCGCGCACGGCGGGCACGATCGTGAAGGACGAGGGCGAGGGCGGCAAGCAGCTCGCCGGGTTCCTCGCGGGCCAGAAGTTCATCTGA
- a CDS encoding DJ-1/PfpI family protein: MSRIVFFLVPGVHLLDLAGPAQVFSTAADFGHPYTLAYVAEQPQVLTAQGLPLAAGTDWPDLGPDDLIVVPGWRTSTPAGAPAIGDASLQVLRDHHAGGGTVASVCAGADALGRAGLLDGRHCTTHHDVQDELARRHPRAVLVRDVLFTADDRVVTSAGIASGIDLALHLVATRHGPAAAAKVAREMVVHTRRNGHEPQSSEMLRHRSHLVDTVHRAQDLIDARFDQPLPLPALASAVGVSERTLTRLFRRATGLTPLRYQQTLRLERAEHLIGHGATMDAAARSVGFEDPRMLRRLRARAA, translated from the coding sequence GTGAGCCGCATCGTCTTCTTCCTGGTGCCCGGAGTCCATCTGCTGGACCTGGCCGGACCCGCGCAGGTCTTCTCGACAGCCGCGGACTTCGGGCACCCCTACACGCTCGCCTACGTCGCCGAGCAGCCACAGGTCCTCACCGCCCAGGGGCTGCCGCTGGCGGCCGGGACCGACTGGCCCGACCTCGGGCCCGACGATCTGATCGTCGTGCCCGGCTGGCGCACCTCCACCCCGGCCGGCGCCCCTGCCATCGGCGACGCCTCCCTGCAGGTCCTCCGGGACCACCACGCCGGGGGCGGGACGGTGGCCAGCGTCTGCGCCGGAGCCGACGCGCTCGGCCGGGCCGGCCTGCTCGACGGCCGCCACTGCACCACCCACCACGACGTGCAGGACGAACTGGCCCGGCGCCACCCCCGGGCGGTGCTCGTCCGCGACGTCCTGTTCACCGCTGACGACCGGGTGGTCACCTCGGCCGGCATCGCCAGCGGCATCGATCTGGCGCTGCACCTGGTCGCGACCCGGCACGGCCCGGCCGCCGCCGCCAAGGTGGCCCGGGAGATGGTCGTCCACACCCGCCGCAACGGCCATGAACCCCAGTCCAGCGAGATGCTCCGGCACCGGTCCCACCTCGTCGACACCGTGCACCGCGCCCAGGACCTCATCGACGCCCGCTTCGACCAGCCGCTTCCGCTGCCCGCCCTGGCCTCGGCCGTCGGCGTGAGCGAACGTACCCTCACCCGCCTCTTCCGCCGCGCCACCGGGCTCACCCCCCTGCGCTACCAGCAGACCCTCCGCCTCGAACGCGCCGAACACCTCATCGGCCACGGCGCGACGATGGACGCCGCCGCCCGCTCGGTCGGTTTCGAGGACCCCCGCATGCTGCGCCGCCTCCGCGCCCGCGCGGCCTGA
- a CDS encoding electron transfer flavoprotein subunit alpha/FixB family protein, translated as MAEVLVLVDHVDGAVRKPTLELLTLARRIGDPVAVALGAGAGATAGVLGEHGAVKVLTCDAPEFADYLVVPKVDALQAAFEAVSPAAVLVVSSAEGKEIAARLALRTGSGIITDATDLEAGDQGPVATQAVFAASYTTRSRVSRGVPVITVKPNSAAVEAAPAAGAVEALTVAFGKNATGTQVTSRTPRESTGRPELTEAAIVVSGGRGVNGAENFPLIEALADSLGAAVGASRAAVDAGWYPHTSQVGQTGKSVSPQLYIASGISGAIQHRAGMQTSKTIVAINKDAEAPIFELVDYGVIGDLFTVVPQLTDEINTRKG; from the coding sequence ATGGCTGAAGTTCTGGTTCTGGTCGACCATGTGGATGGTGCGGTCCGCAAGCCCACCCTGGAGCTGCTGACGCTGGCGCGTCGGATCGGTGACCCGGTCGCCGTCGCCCTGGGCGCCGGCGCCGGGGCCACTGCGGGTGTGCTGGGTGAGCACGGTGCGGTGAAGGTCCTGACCTGTGATGCCCCGGAGTTCGCGGACTACCTCGTGGTGCCGAAGGTGGACGCGCTGCAGGCCGCGTTCGAGGCCGTCTCCCCCGCCGCGGTGCTGGTGGTGTCCTCCGCCGAGGGCAAGGAGATCGCCGCCCGTCTCGCGCTGCGGACCGGGTCGGGCATCATCACCGACGCCACCGACCTGGAAGCCGGCGACCAGGGCCCCGTCGCCACGCAGGCGGTCTTCGCCGCCTCCTACACCACCAGGTCCCGGGTCTCCCGGGGTGTTCCGGTCATCACGGTCAAGCCGAACTCGGCCGCGGTCGAGGCGGCCCCGGCGGCCGGCGCCGTGGAAGCACTGACGGTGGCGTTCGGGAAGAACGCGACCGGTACGCAGGTCACCTCCCGGACCCCCCGTGAGTCGACCGGCCGCCCCGAGCTGACCGAGGCCGCGATCGTCGTCTCCGGCGGCCGTGGCGTCAACGGCGCGGAGAACTTCCCCCTGATCGAGGCCCTGGCCGACTCCCTGGGCGCCGCGGTCGGCGCCTCGCGTGCCGCCGTCGACGCCGGCTGGTACCCGCACACCTCCCAGGTCGGCCAGACCGGCAAGTCCGTCTCCCCCCAGCTCTACATCGCCTCCGGCATCTCCGGCGCGATCCAGCACCGGGCAGGCATGCAGACCTCGAAGACCATCGTCGCGATCAACAAGGACGCCGAAGCCCCCATCTTCGAGCTCGTCGACTACGGCGTCATCGGCGACCTCTTCACGGTCGTACCCCAGCTCACCGACGAGATCAACACCCGCAAGGGCTGA
- a CDS encoding type 1 glutamine amidotransferase domain-containing protein → MAKILFVVTGADHWTLADGTKHPTGFWAEEAVTPYETLTAAGHEVVVATPGGVVPTVDRGSLAPEVNGGREGADRVTAGLGAFEELRRPVALEGVDLDAYDAVFYPGGHGPMEDLAVNEASGRLLTAALASGKPLGVVCHGPAALLAATGPDGANAFAGYRLTGFTNAEETQAGLAEQAKWLLQDRLVAAGADFQEGEPWAPFVITDRNLITGQNPASSAPLAAELLDRLG, encoded by the coding sequence ATGGCAAAGATTCTTTTCGTGGTGACCGGCGCGGACCACTGGACCCTGGCGGACGGCACGAAGCACCCCACGGGCTTCTGGGCCGAGGAGGCCGTGACCCCGTACGAGACCCTCACCGCCGCCGGTCACGAGGTCGTCGTCGCCACCCCGGGCGGCGTCGTCCCGACCGTGGACCGCGGCAGCCTGGCGCCCGAGGTCAACGGCGGCCGGGAAGGCGCCGACCGGGTCACGGCGGGGCTGGGCGCGTTCGAGGAGCTGCGACGTCCCGTCGCGCTGGAGGGCGTGGACCTGGACGCGTACGACGCGGTGTTCTACCCCGGCGGCCACGGCCCGATGGAGGACCTCGCGGTGAACGAGGCCTCCGGCCGGCTGCTCACCGCCGCCCTGGCCTCGGGCAAGCCGCTCGGAGTGGTCTGCCACGGTCCGGCGGCACTGCTGGCGGCGACCGGCCCCGACGGCGCCAACGCGTTCGCCGGGTACCGGCTGACCGGGTTCACCAACGCCGAGGAGACCCAGGCGGGCCTCGCAGAGCAGGCGAAGTGGCTGCTCCAGGACCGGCTGGTGGCGGCGGGCGCGGACTTCCAGGAGGGCGAGCCCTGGGCCCCGTTCGTGATCACCGACCGGAACCTGATCACCGGTCAGAACCCGGCCTCGTCCGCCCCGCTGGCCGCCGAACTGCTCGACCGGCTGGGCTGA
- a CDS encoding O-acetyl-ADP-ribose deacetylase: MSSSVSPAVRLVCGDITDQSVDVIVNAANSSLLGGGGVDGAIHRRGGPDILAACRELRASHYGKGLPTGQAVATTAGRLDAQWIVHTVGPVFSGAQDRSALLASCYRESLRLAAELGAKSIAFPAISTGIYGWPMDDGARIAVRTVLAETVEPVEEVRFVLFDAHAYVEFEEVLAMRG; this comes from the coding sequence ATGAGCTCCTCCGTCTCTCCCGCCGTACGCCTGGTCTGCGGCGACATCACCGACCAGTCCGTCGACGTCATCGTCAACGCGGCCAACTCCTCGCTGCTCGGCGGCGGCGGAGTCGACGGCGCCATCCACCGGCGCGGCGGCCCCGACATCCTCGCCGCCTGCCGTGAACTGCGCGCCTCGCACTACGGAAAGGGGCTGCCCACCGGGCAGGCCGTCGCCACGACCGCCGGACGCCTCGACGCGCAGTGGATCGTGCACACGGTCGGCCCGGTCTTCTCCGGCGCCCAGGACCGCTCCGCCCTGCTCGCCTCCTGCTACCGCGAATCCCTCCGTCTGGCAGCCGAGTTGGGGGCCAAGTCGATCGCCTTCCCGGCGATCTCCACCGGGATCTACGGCTGGCCGATGGACGACGGTGCCCGGATCGCGGTGCGCACGGTCCTGGCGGAGACCGTGGAGCCGGTGGAGGAGGTGCGCTTCGTACTCTTCGACGCGCACGCGTACGTGGAGTTCGAGGAAGTCCTCGCGATGCGCGGCTGA
- a CDS encoding LysR family transcriptional regulator: protein MRNKNPDGFAELGRPADAPAGPADLNLLRTFLAVHRSGSFTAAARLLGLSQPTVTAQMRSLERQVGRELFERQPRGVTPSPYADELAARVVAPLDALAEVTGDTVAAGDRPCDPVHLAGPAELMCLRVLPALAPLVADGLLLRAATGLTDPLLDELRAGRHDLVIATARPRGRALSAVPLMDEEFVLTAAPHWAARTGGPENVEARGPGALNGLPLVTYAEDLPIARRYWRHVFGRRLDRRAAVTVPDLRGVLAAVVAGAGFSVLPRYLCAAELASGALVELYAPEDPPINTAYLVQRPGSAANPQVARVRDLLTGVARAW from the coding sequence ATGAGGAATAAGAATCCTGATGGGTTTGCGGAGCTGGGCCGTCCGGCGGACGCGCCAGCGGGGCCGGCCGATCTGAATCTGCTGCGGACCTTTCTCGCCGTGCACCGGTCGGGCTCCTTCACCGCCGCCGCCCGGCTGCTCGGCCTCTCCCAGCCGACGGTCACGGCCCAGATGCGCTCCCTGGAGCGGCAGGTCGGCCGGGAGCTGTTCGAGCGGCAGCCGCGCGGGGTGACCCCCTCGCCGTACGCGGACGAGCTGGCGGCCCGCGTCGTCGCCCCGCTGGACGCCCTCGCCGAGGTCACGGGTGACACGGTCGCGGCCGGTGACCGCCCGTGCGACCCCGTCCACCTGGCGGGCCCCGCCGAGCTGATGTGCCTGCGGGTGCTGCCGGCGCTGGCCCCGCTCGTCGCGGACGGGCTGCTGCTGCGCGCCGCGACCGGGCTCACCGATCCGCTCCTGGACGAGCTGCGGGCGGGCCGCCACGACCTGGTCATCGCGACGGCCCGCCCGCGCGGCCGGGCGCTGTCCGCGGTGCCGCTGATGGACGAGGAGTTCGTGCTGACGGCCGCCCCGCACTGGGCCGCCCGGACCGGGGGGCCGGAGAACGTCGAGGCCCGGGGGCCGGGTGCGCTGAACGGCCTGCCCCTGGTGACGTACGCCGAGGACCTGCCCATCGCCCGCCGCTACTGGCGTCACGTCTTCGGCCGCCGCCTGGACCGCCGGGCCGCCGTCACCGTGCCCGACCTGCGCGGGGTGCTCGCCGCCGTGGTGGCGGGGGCGGGCTTCTCGGTGCTGCCGCGCTATCTCTGCGCGGCCGAACTGGCCTCGGGCGCCCTCGTCGAGCTGTACGCCCCCGAGGACCCGCCGATCAACACCGCGTACCTCGTGCAGCGCCCCGGTTCGGCCGCCAACCCTCAGGTGGCGCGGGTGCGCGATCTGCTGACGGGGGTCGCCCGCGCGTGGTGA
- a CDS encoding lysine N(6)-hydroxylase/L-ornithine N(5)-oxygenase family protein, producing the protein MTPGPRTPPLDLLGVGAGPFNLSLAALADGVPGLRTAFHEQRAAFHWHPGLLIEGATLQVPFLADLVSLVEPTSPWSYLNYIKIRRRLFPFYFAERFHIHRSEFDAYLRWVSTELPSTRFGHRVDTVAWDPGQGAFAVEFTRLGPDGETLTSGLVHARNLALGVGTAPHVPEPLRELVRDPASVVLHSADYLAQRDRLLAARHITVVGSGQSGAEVLLDLLRSRPEGAEGLTWLARTPAFAPMEYSKIGLEQFTPDYTRYFHGLPQATRDRLLPRQWQLYKGVSGDTLGDIHDELYRRSLGGEWPDVTLTPGIEVTGAATTGAGRIELSVEHGQQEARGRLVTDAVVLATGYRERPVDTLLAALDPYAVRDEAGRPQVDAAQRLVLAPEIAGSVFVQNAERHTHGVGTPDLGLAAWRSAVIVNALTGKEFYPLPERTAFTTFGLGTRDRDDREDLVRDDRVRVERDRDDQDPSARPAGERR; encoded by the coding sequence ATGACACCCGGACCGCGCACGCCGCCCCTCGATCTGCTGGGGGTGGGGGCAGGGCCCTTCAACCTCTCGCTCGCCGCGCTGGCCGACGGCGTTCCCGGGCTACGGACCGCCTTTCACGAGCAGCGTGCCGCGTTCCACTGGCACCCGGGACTGCTCATCGAGGGCGCGACCCTGCAAGTACCTTTCCTGGCCGACCTGGTGAGCCTCGTCGAGCCCACCAGCCCCTGGTCGTACCTCAATTACATCAAGATCCGCCGCAGGCTGTTCCCGTTCTACTTCGCCGAGCGCTTCCACATCCACCGCTCGGAGTTCGACGCCTATCTGCGCTGGGTGAGCACCGAACTGCCCTCCACCCGTTTCGGTCACCGCGTCGACACGGTCGCCTGGGACCCCGGACAGGGCGCGTTCGCCGTGGAGTTCACCCGGCTGGGCCCGGACGGGGAGACCCTGACGAGCGGCCTGGTCCATGCCCGTAACCTCGCCCTCGGCGTCGGCACGGCACCCCATGTCCCCGAACCGCTGCGCGAGTTGGTCCGGGACCCGGCCTCCGTCGTGCTGCACTCGGCGGACTACCTCGCCCAGCGGGACCGGCTGCTGGCCGCCCGCCACATCACCGTCGTCGGGTCGGGCCAGTCGGGCGCCGAAGTGCTGCTGGACCTGCTGCGTTCCCGGCCCGAGGGAGCGGAGGGGCTGACCTGGCTGGCCCGTACGCCGGCCTTCGCGCCGATGGAGTACAGCAAGATCGGCCTGGAGCAGTTCACCCCCGACTACACCCGCTACTTCCACGGCCTGCCACAGGCCACCCGGGACCGGCTGCTGCCTCGCCAGTGGCAGCTGTACAAGGGCGTCAGCGGGGACACGCTCGGGGACATCCACGACGAGCTGTACCGGCGCAGCCTCGGCGGCGAGTGGCCCGACGTCACGCTCACCCCCGGGATCGAGGTCACCGGTGCCGCCACCACGGGGGCGGGGCGGATCGAGCTGAGCGTCGAGCACGGCCAGCAGGAGGCGCGGGGCCGGCTCGTCACGGACGCCGTCGTGCTCGCCACCGGGTACCGCGAGCGCCCCGTGGACACGCTGCTCGCAGCCCTCGATCCGTACGCCGTCCGCGACGAGGCCGGGCGTCCGCAGGTCGACGCGGCGCAACGGCTCGTGCTCGCACCGGAGATCGCCGGTTCCGTCTTCGTGCAGAACGCCGAACGGCACACGCACGGCGTCGGCACACCGGACCTCGGCCTGGCCGCCTGGCGTTCCGCCGTGATCGTCAACGCGCTGACGGGCAAGGAGTTCTATCCGCTGCCGGAGCGCACGGCCTTCACCACGTTCGGCCTCGGCACGCGGGACCGTGACGACCGGGAGGACCTGGTCCGTGACGACAGGGTCCGTGTCGAGAGGGACCGTGACGACCAGGACCCGTCGGCACGTCCGGCCGGAGAGCGCCGCTGA
- a CDS encoding inositol monophosphatase family protein, translating to MIDDFLYGTAGDTGPLAEVEAAVRAAAAAEIVPRHRKLAAHEIIEKSGPHDLVTAADRLAEEHLTAALTELLPGSVVVGEESVHADPAVYDALGGDAPVWIVDPVDGTRQFVRGEAGFCTLVALAQHGEVHASWTYAPVLGEMAVAVRGRGATLNGTPIRSGTPAPGAVLNVAMSHPDYTTDAQKRALLGLRTDGIAARPCGSAGLEYLAVARGELDATAFNWEYAWDHAAGLLLVTEAGGAQSTLAGVPFRIAGGNDLPFTAARDRATADRILAALRAGG from the coding sequence ATGATCGATGACTTCCTGTACGGGACCGCCGGGGACACCGGGCCGCTCGCCGAGGTCGAGGCCGCGGTGCGCGCCGCCGCCGCTGCCGAGATCGTGCCCCGCCACCGGAAGCTCGCCGCCCACGAGATCATCGAGAAGAGCGGCCCGCACGACCTGGTCACCGCCGCCGACCGGCTGGCCGAGGAACACCTCACCGCCGCCCTCACCGAGCTGCTGCCCGGTTCGGTCGTCGTCGGCGAGGAGTCCGTCCACGCCGACCCGGCGGTCTACGACGCCCTCGGCGGTGACGCCCCCGTCTGGATCGTCGACCCGGTCGACGGCACCCGCCAGTTCGTCCGGGGCGAGGCCGGCTTCTGCACGCTGGTCGCCCTCGCCCAACACGGGGAGGTCCACGCCTCCTGGACGTACGCACCGGTCCTCGGCGAGATGGCCGTCGCCGTGCGCGGCCGGGGCGCCACGCTCAACGGCACCCCGATACGCTCCGGGACACCCGCCCCCGGCGCCGTGCTGAACGTGGCGATGTCGCACCCCGACTACACGACCGACGCCCAGAAGCGGGCCCTGCTCGGCCTGCGCACCGACGGCATCGCGGCCCGGCCCTGCGGCTCGGCGGGCCTGGAGTACCTGGCGGTGGCGCGCGGGGAGCTGGACGCCACCGCGTTCAACTGGGAGTACGCCTGGGACCACGCGGCCGGACTGCTCCTGGTCACCGAGGCGGGCGGCGCGCAGTCGACCCTGGCGGGCGTCCCGTTCCGGATCGCGGGCGGCAACGACCTGCCGTTCACGGCGGCCCGCGACCGGGCCACCGCCGACCGGATCCTGGCGGCGCTGCGGGCGGGCGGCTGA